The following coding sequences lie in one Spea bombifrons isolate aSpeBom1 chromosome 5, aSpeBom1.2.pri, whole genome shotgun sequence genomic window:
- the SEC61B gene encoding protein transport protein Sec61 subunit beta, which translates to MPGPAASATNVGASSRSPSKAVAPRSAGSTVRQRKTASSSTRSAGRTTSAGTGGMWRFYTEDSPGLKVGPVPVLVMSLLFIASVFMLHIWGKYTRS; encoded by the exons ATG CCTGGTCCTGCAGCAAGCGCTACCAATGTTGGTGCATCCAGTCGATCCCCAAGTAAAGCAGTAGCACCAAGGTCTGCAGGGTCTACAGTAAGGCAAAG aaaaactgcaAGTAGCAGTACAAGGAGTGCAGGGCGTACTACATCAGCAGGTACGGGAGGCATGTGGCGGTTTTACACTGAAGATTCACCGGGACTTAAAGT TGGACCAGTTCCTGTTTTGGTGATGAGTCTTCTCTTCATTGCATCTGTCTTCATGCTGCATATCTGGGGCAAATACACACGTTCATAG